Proteins encoded together in one Planctomyces sp. SH-PL14 window:
- a CDS encoding c-type cytochrome, producing MFLRFPLLLRAVGPLLLLLLCPLLATAQEDDEQRPGLIGVYRAGTRTVTRVDDDIAFDWGPSSPDIRLPAAPFEVTWTGQIVVQTDEPIRFHADIQGAIEIQVDDEVVLKGENRERGWIAGEPKSLALGFRDLKVTFKKLGRSSHVFLAWSGDKFPIEPLPWQFLFHEGRLPEDELWNKGRQLYTAHRCNRCHHRPGEPESPFAPALLRVTTDINPDWIVEKLLDQNPESPHARMPSFGMTREQAEQVAEWIWRISQPAQLPKTPSVDAKKSKELPSGRTLIHSLGCLACHQLGDLGESGPFGGGTLDHVGNKRSEEWIYTWLGQPEKLSPVGSMPVFKMTPSERATIAKTLSQLSRKQETKFDRDPNTDSAKVEAGRELVRRFKCANCHTMPAIDPELRGLPTLEEEVKDWSKSCLSDAPDQERNRPFYPRADREALKAYVSSRFGAISPVSEFDLGRHTIERRNCLACHPRGNDRGLAEHAGTTAAKDPALTGVAPTLVAPNLTAIGDKQRDDFLDKAISGMQPEMRMTWLRARMPRFTHHEDEKDAILSYLINHDRIADGADPASRHHLAEVSEEERLVVGRRLVGAGGFSCIACHQFGTYVPKNTALGTKGSDLMGLGNRLRPEYFLRWVNSPLRIIPGFEMPSYQRPVPGVLGDDVTKQLSAVWHAVNDPLFEAPTNPSAVEQFLTVQSGERPRIVRDVFTVPQGNGGGTVQRGLAIGFDNGHSLLFDFGHGAVRDWTVGDFARQRTEGKSWYWDLAGLRPLEGFLPDAEIRLHDPEKKEWVTPAAEDRPRLVGYRTSGTPQSVAVEMVLPFTFGVSDHAGVQHELDVVHSLKPFQEQQEIGIERTITIAGRGVADMKGPVPYFILPTKWTAKPGVTIHVLENGEPIDLEGRAAHPLTKQENGDYRATVRYTFRTPSSPTVLPPAPPAPPKPPAPPVTTLAGYDGTRLPLPDSIMPTAMTWLPDGTLAFTSLKGHVYLARDTNGDGLADTLQLFEEGLAAPFGIIEDHGDLIVTHKPEVLRLKDTDGDGRCDVREVVATGWGYTDDYHDWTTGVVRDRQGNLYVGISSDYADRDRDPHELNLRGTILRISPSHSVEAIGHELRYPIGLALDAKDRLFVSDQQGVQNTFNEIVCIERNQRYGVPAQNHDHGGELAKTNIQVPHPWSRSINGIVFLDPEKVGADHPFAGHGLGAEYDNRFVMRFSIDEVDGERQGATYPFSATTWKNDSDTFLGPIAINVSDKGDIYVGGMHDSGWHGGLNTGEIVRLRRNGDPLPVGIREIRATPSGFEISFTAPVDPKGAASPGNYAISGYTRRWKGDYATPDSDRFSPKVEKATVAADGRSVRLDVADLKTEFVYEFNLEPLGPAGEKLFPATATYTLNRRPRD from the coding sequence ATGTTCCTCCGCTTCCCCCTTCTTCTGCGTGCCGTCGGTCCGCTGCTGCTCCTTCTTCTCTGCCCGCTCCTCGCCACCGCCCAGGAGGACGACGAGCAGCGGCCAGGACTCATCGGCGTCTACCGCGCCGGAACCCGCACCGTCACGCGCGTCGATGACGACATCGCCTTCGACTGGGGCCCCTCGTCTCCCGATATCCGCCTCCCCGCCGCGCCGTTCGAGGTCACCTGGACCGGCCAGATCGTCGTCCAGACCGACGAACCAATCCGCTTCCACGCGGACATCCAGGGGGCCATCGAGATTCAAGTTGACGACGAAGTTGTCCTGAAAGGGGAGAACCGCGAACGGGGCTGGATCGCCGGCGAACCGAAGTCCCTCGCCCTCGGCTTTCGCGATCTTAAGGTGACGTTCAAGAAGCTCGGCCGATCCTCACACGTCTTCCTTGCCTGGTCCGGCGACAAATTCCCGATCGAACCGCTCCCCTGGCAGTTCCTGTTTCACGAAGGACGCCTTCCGGAAGACGAGCTGTGGAACAAAGGGCGGCAGCTCTACACCGCCCACCGCTGCAACCGCTGCCACCATCGCCCCGGCGAGCCCGAAAGCCCCTTCGCCCCCGCCCTCCTCCGCGTGACGACCGACATCAACCCGGACTGGATCGTCGAGAAGCTGCTGGACCAGAACCCCGAGTCGCCGCACGCCAGGATGCCCTCCTTCGGAATGACTCGCGAGCAGGCGGAGCAGGTCGCCGAGTGGATCTGGCGGATCTCGCAACCGGCCCAGCTTCCGAAGACGCCGTCTGTCGACGCCAAGAAATCCAAAGAGCTGCCGAGCGGCAGGACCCTCATCCACTCGCTCGGCTGCCTGGCCTGCCATCAGCTCGGCGACCTGGGAGAGAGCGGCCCGTTCGGCGGCGGCACGCTCGACCATGTGGGGAACAAGCGTTCGGAAGAGTGGATCTACACCTGGCTTGGACAGCCGGAAAAGCTCAGCCCCGTCGGGAGCATGCCGGTCTTCAAGATGACGCCTTCGGAACGGGCCACGATCGCCAAGACTCTCTCGCAGCTCAGCCGTAAACAGGAGACGAAGTTCGACCGCGACCCGAATACGGACAGCGCCAAGGTCGAAGCGGGCCGCGAGCTGGTCCGCCGCTTCAAGTGCGCGAACTGCCACACGATGCCCGCCATCGACCCCGAGCTGCGGGGACTCCCGACACTCGAAGAAGAGGTCAAGGACTGGTCAAAGTCCTGCCTCTCCGACGCTCCCGACCAGGAGCGGAACCGCCCGTTCTATCCGCGGGCCGACCGGGAAGCCCTTAAGGCCTACGTCTCGTCCCGGTTCGGAGCGATCTCGCCCGTGAGCGAATTCGACCTGGGCCGCCATACGATCGAGCGCCGCAACTGCCTCGCCTGCCATCCCCGCGGCAACGACCGCGGACTGGCGGAGCACGCCGGCACCACTGCCGCCAAGGACCCGGCCCTGACCGGCGTCGCCCCCACGCTCGTCGCCCCCAACCTCACGGCGATCGGCGACAAACAAAGGGACGACTTCCTCGATAAGGCGATCAGCGGGATGCAGCCGGAGATGCGGATGACCTGGCTCCGCGCCCGGATGCCGAGGTTCACCCATCATGAGGACGAGAAGGACGCGATCCTCTCCTACCTCATCAACCACGACCGGATTGCCGACGGCGCCGATCCCGCCTCCCGGCACCACCTCGCCGAGGTGAGCGAAGAGGAGCGGCTCGTCGTCGGACGGCGGCTCGTCGGCGCGGGGGGCTTCAGCTGCATCGCCTGCCACCAGTTCGGGACCTACGTCCCCAAGAACACGGCGCTCGGCACCAAAGGCTCGGATCTGATGGGGCTGGGGAACCGGCTCCGGCCCGAATACTTCCTGCGGTGGGTGAACTCGCCGCTGCGAATCATCCCCGGCTTCGAGATGCCCTCGTATCAGCGTCCCGTCCCGGGCGTGCTGGGGGACGACGTCACCAAGCAGCTCTCGGCAGTCTGGCACGCCGTCAATGATCCTCTGTTTGAAGCCCCCACCAACCCCTCGGCCGTCGAGCAGTTCCTGACCGTCCAATCCGGCGAGCGGCCGCGGATCGTCCGCGACGTCTTCACCGTCCCCCAGGGGAACGGCGGAGGAACGGTCCAGCGGGGTCTGGCGATCGGGTTCGACAACGGACACTCGCTCCTCTTCGACTTCGGCCACGGCGCGGTCCGGGACTGGACTGTGGGAGACTTCGCGCGGCAGCGGACCGAAGGGAAGAGCTGGTACTGGGACCTCGCGGGCCTCCGTCCGCTCGAAGGGTTTTTGCCGGACGCGGAGATCCGCCTGCATGACCCGGAGAAGAAGGAGTGGGTCACCCCCGCCGCCGAAGACCGGCCGCGGCTGGTCGGCTACCGGACCTCCGGGACGCCGCAGAGCGTCGCCGTCGAGATGGTCCTTCCCTTCACCTTCGGGGTCAGCGACCACGCGGGAGTCCAGCACGAACTCGACGTCGTCCACTCGCTGAAGCCGTTTCAGGAACAGCAGGAGATCGGGATTGAGCGGACGATCACGATCGCCGGCCGCGGCGTGGCGGACATGAAGGGACCGGTCCCCTACTTCATCCTGCCGACGAAGTGGACGGCCAAGCCGGGCGTGACGATCCATGTCCTGGAGAATGGCGAGCCGATCGACCTCGAAGGCCGCGCGGCTCACCCGCTGACGAAGCAGGAGAACGGCGACTACCGGGCAACCGTCCGCTACACGTTCCGCACCCCCAGCAGCCCGACCGTCCTCCCTCCGGCACCGCCTGCTCCACCGAAGCCCCCCGCGCCGCCGGTGACGACGCTGGCGGGCTATGACGGCACGCGTCTCCCGCTTCCGGATTCGATCATGCCGACGGCGATGACGTGGCTGCCGGATGGAACGCTCGCCTTCACGTCGCTCAAGGGGCACGTCTACCTCGCCCGCGACACGAACGGCGACGGCCTCGCGGACACGCTCCAGCTCTTCGAAGAAGGACTGGCGGCGCCATTCGGAATCATCGAGGACCACGGAGACCTGATCGTCACCCACAAGCCCGAGGTCCTGCGATTGAAGGACACTGACGGTGACGGTCGCTGCGATGTCCGCGAAGTCGTTGCCACCGGCTGGGGCTACACGGACGACTACCACGACTGGACGACGGGCGTCGTCCGGGACCGGCAGGGGAATCTCTATGTCGGGATCTCCAGCGACTACGCGGACCGGGACCGCGACCCGCATGAGCTGAACCTCCGCGGCACGATCCTGCGGATTTCGCCGAGCCATTCGGTGGAGGCGATCGGCCACGAACTGCGGTATCCGATCGGCCTGGCGCTCGATGCGAAGGACCGGCTGTTCGTCAGTGACCAGCAGGGGGTCCAGAACACGTTCAACGAGATCGTCTGCATCGAGCGAAACCAGCGGTACGGCGTCCCGGCCCAGAACCACGACCACGGCGGCGAACTGGCAAAGACCAACATCCAGGTCCCCCACCCGTGGTCGCGGAGTATCAACGGGATTGTGTTCCTCGATCCGGAGAAGGTCGGTGCGGATCATCCGTTCGCCGGCCACGGTCTCGGGGCGGAGTACGACAACCGCTTCGTCATGCGGTTCTCGATCGACGAGGTCGACGGGGAGCGGCAGGGGGCGACGTATCCTTTCTCCGCGACGACCTGGAAGAACGACAGCGACACCTTCCTGGGGCCGATCGCGATCAACGTCAGTGACAAGGGAGACATCTACGTCGGCGGGATGCATGACAGCGGCTGGCACGGGGGGCTCAATACGGGCGAGATCGTCCGCCTCCGCCGGAACGGGGATCCGTTGCCGGTTGGAATCCGCGAGATCCGGGCGACCCCTTCTGGTTTCGAGATCTCCTTTACTGCTCCGGTCGATCCGAAAGGGGCGGCTTCGCCGGGGAACTACGCGATCTCCGGGTACACGCGTCGGTGGAAGGGGGACTATGCCACTCCTGATTCTGACCGTTTCTCGCCGAAGGTGGAGAAGGCGACGGTCGCGGCGGATGGCCGTTCTGTCCGTTTGGATGTGGCGGACCTCAAGACGGAGTTCGTTTACGAGTTCAACCTGGAGCCGCTCGGTCCTGCGGGTGAGAAGCTTTTCCCGGCGACGGCGACCTACACTCTGAACCGCCGGCCGCGGGATTGA
- a CDS encoding Hsp20/alpha crystallin family protein produces the protein MKNDLPGRVSAGLSNLFRRDPFVSFREEMNDLLSRFGMEGERGAMAGAGMPSMDLAETDKQFEVKVDVPGWKPEELNIEMHRNSLVVKGERTESKEEEGKTFHRVERSCGRIQRIVALPCEVQADRIEATCRDGVLTIMIPKAMAAVAHKIPIKS, from the coding sequence ATGAAGAACGATCTTCCAGGGCGGGTCTCCGCGGGGCTTTCGAATCTGTTCCGCCGCGATCCGTTTGTGAGTTTTCGGGAGGAGATGAATGACCTGCTGAGCCGGTTCGGGATGGAGGGGGAGCGGGGTGCGATGGCCGGAGCGGGGATGCCGTCGATGGACCTGGCCGAGACGGACAAGCAGTTTGAGGTGAAGGTGGATGTTCCCGGGTGGAAGCCGGAGGAGCTCAATATTGAGATGCACAGGAACTCGCTCGTGGTGAAAGGGGAGCGGACGGAGTCGAAGGAGGAGGAGGGGAAGACTTTTCATCGGGTTGAGCGGAGTTGTGGGCGGATTCAGCGGATCGTGGCGCTGCCGTGCGAGGTGCAGGCGGACAGGATTGAAGCGACGTGTCGGGACGGGGTGTTGACAATCATGATCCCGAAGGCGATGGCGGCGGTCGCTCATAAGATCCCGATCAAGAGTTAA
- a CDS encoding PP2C family protein-serine/threonine phosphatase: MIDPNQDTVTDVEPQNFAQTFFAPQSAAVRIDFAATTHTGRVRTTNEDQYAIVRRTRSTDVILSSLAANEIDAPDDVSYGLAVADGIGGAQSGEVASRLAIQFMLELSGHATSWIMKFTDLEAQQIRERVEAYLQRVQQMLLQVSRSHPAFRGMGTTWTSAHVFPGHAVIVHLGDSRAYLFRHDHLLQITHDETVAQAWINAGIAPEKVRRVRHILVNSLGGDRGEVTAQVHQIDFGPGDKLLLCSDGLYDMVPDADIAKVLSQSPTTQAAVDTLLDKALQAGGRDNITIVLAAAE, encoded by the coding sequence ATGATCGATCCGAATCAGGACACGGTGACCGATGTTGAACCGCAGAACTTCGCCCAGACGTTCTTCGCTCCACAGAGCGCCGCCGTCCGCATCGATTTCGCCGCCACGACCCACACCGGACGCGTCCGGACCACGAACGAAGACCAGTACGCCATCGTCCGGCGGACCCGTTCCACCGACGTGATCCTGTCGAGCCTCGCGGCAAACGAGATCGACGCTCCGGACGATGTCTCGTATGGACTGGCAGTGGCTGACGGCATCGGCGGAGCCCAGTCGGGCGAGGTCGCCAGCCGGCTGGCGATCCAGTTCATGCTCGAGCTCTCCGGGCATGCGACGAGCTGGATCATGAAGTTCACCGACCTCGAAGCGCAGCAGATCCGCGAGCGGGTCGAGGCCTACCTGCAGCGCGTACAGCAGATGCTGCTTCAGGTCAGCCGCTCCCATCCCGCGTTCCGTGGAATGGGGACCACATGGACCTCCGCCCATGTCTTTCCGGGGCACGCCGTGATCGTGCACCTTGGGGATTCGCGGGCCTATCTCTTTCGGCATGACCACCTGCTGCAGATCACGCACGACGAGACGGTCGCTCAGGCGTGGATCAACGCCGGTATTGCTCCGGAGAAGGTGAGGCGCGTCAGGCATATCCTGGTCAATAGCCTTGGCGGCGATCGCGGCGAAGTGACGGCGCAGGTGCACCAGATCGACTTCGGTCCGGGTGACAAGCTCCTGCTCTGCTCGGACGGCCTGTACGACATGGTCCCGGACGCCGACATCGCGAAGGTGCTATCCCAGTCGCCGACCACGCAGGCCGCCGTCGACACCCTGCTGGACAAAGCCCTGCAGGCGGGCGGTCGCGACAACATCACGATCGTGCTGGCGGCCGCCGAGTGA
- a CDS encoding c-type cytochrome yields MNDCSAGRDGYNVNPAAALRFYGTRRFRLAGLPTLRLTVPLLLALLFVFDLPAADRAPGDAAAPAPTDIAAASPGSPEKGWDFLRNRAYLPPDFDQEDFDDLWRMWSAADQKPVAKLSLAERRRAIAEHYGLVLDPDTPADEFRLLGYVKTEGGWAMNCLACHGGVLNGTPVPGLGNNRIALQTLTEDVRKIKLLRLKKLGHMDLAILKLPLNVTNGTTNSVIFGVVLGALRNPDMTVDKNRPVPSLMHHDMDAPPWWRLPKKSRLYADGFAPKNHRTIMQFMMLPRHDREVFTGWEDDFRHILAWMETVTPPRYPKPIDAALAARGRQVFEQRCADCHGTYGEGGRYPEKVVSIDVVGTDRARFDSLTKEHREWMKVGWLSFFGLDLVETEPAGYLAPPLDGIWASAPYLHNGSVPTLEHLLNSSTRPKVWRQTGTAVDYDRGGLAVETLDKVPEKLGEQERRWYFDTGLFGKSSAGHTFGDDLSGDERRALLEYLKSI; encoded by the coding sequence ATGAACGACTGTTCTGCCGGAAGGGATGGTTACAATGTGAATCCCGCCGCGGCGCTGCGGTTCTACGGAACGCGTCGATTCCGCCTTGCAGGACTCCCGACTTTGCGACTGACCGTCCCGCTCCTTCTCGCTCTTCTGTTCGTTTTCGATCTCCCGGCGGCCGATCGTGCCCCGGGCGACGCTGCGGCGCCTGCGCCGACGGACATCGCCGCGGCATCTCCCGGATCGCCGGAGAAGGGCTGGGACTTCCTCCGCAACCGCGCCTACCTGCCGCCGGACTTCGACCAGGAGGACTTTGACGACCTGTGGCGGATGTGGAGCGCCGCCGACCAGAAGCCCGTTGCCAAGCTCTCCCTCGCCGAGCGGCGGAGGGCGATCGCCGAGCACTATGGGCTGGTCCTCGATCCGGACACGCCCGCGGACGAGTTCCGCCTGCTGGGGTACGTGAAGACCGAAGGGGGCTGGGCCATGAACTGCCTCGCCTGCCACGGCGGAGTGCTGAACGGGACGCCGGTGCCGGGGCTCGGGAACAACCGGATCGCGCTCCAGACCCTCACGGAGGACGTCCGGAAGATCAAGCTGCTGCGGCTGAAGAAGCTCGGCCACATGGACCTGGCGATCCTCAAGCTGCCGCTCAACGTCACGAACGGGACGACGAACTCCGTGATCTTTGGCGTGGTCCTCGGGGCTCTGCGGAATCCCGACATGACCGTCGACAAGAACCGCCCCGTTCCCTCCCTGATGCATCACGACATGGACGCACCGCCCTGGTGGCGGCTCCCCAAGAAGTCCCGCCTCTATGCTGATGGGTTCGCTCCCAAGAACCACCGGACGATCATGCAGTTCATGATGCTCCCGCGGCATGACCGGGAGGTGTTCACCGGCTGGGAAGACGACTTCCGCCACATCCTGGCCTGGATGGAGACCGTCACTCCTCCGCGGTACCCGAAGCCGATCGACGCGGCGCTCGCGGCCCGCGGCCGGCAGGTCTTTGAGCAGCGGTGCGCCGACTGCCACGGCACCTACGGCGAGGGGGGACGCTACCCCGAGAAGGTGGTGTCGATCGACGTCGTCGGGACGGACCGCGCGCGGTTCGACTCGCTGACGAAGGAGCACCGCGAGTGGATGAAGGTCGGCTGGCTGAGCTTCTTCGGCCTCGATCTTGTCGAGACCGAACCGGCGGGATACCTCGCGCCGCCGCTCGACGGGATCTGGGCGAGCGCCCCGTACCTGCACAACGGCTCGGTACCGACATTGGAGCACCTCCTGAACTCCTCCACCCGCCCGAAGGTCTGGCGACAGACGGGAACCGCAGTGGACTACGACCGGGGCGGGCTCGCGGTTGAGACCCTGGACAAGGTTCCGGAGAAGCTGGGAGAGCAGGAGCGGCGCTGGTACTTCGACACGGGCCTGTTCGGCAAGTCGTCGGCGGGGCACACGTTCGGCGATGACCTCAGCGGCGACGAGCGGCGGGCGCTGCTGGAGTATCTGAAGTCGATCTGA
- a CDS encoding DUF1501 domain-containing protein, whose amino-acid sequence MSLPFLFQGPLSRRDLLWKGSVGVGASLLPGVSHAGSTKTFLPSETQKAESVIFLWMGGGVTQFESFDPKPEAPEEIRGTLGAIPTNVPGIEFGEVMTELARRADDLCVVRSFSHDSNDHLLSQAYTLSGRKVTMAQLFSEPNMGSIVSYLNGPRNGLPGYIAVPGITRPGPPPYMLFVGGWLGNGHAPFCVGGLPDQPDFTVGEKSHNPDPFCEEDLQPRELLPPPGLSAGRLGQRLSLKEQIDATLRQLDRSTREVVLSDQYDNAVHLLTAPEVRSAFDVAQESETTRERYGRTKIGKRCLMARRLVEAGARFVMVDYGYDPVYGNLWDIHNVPEQKFPHVSEMVKRGYNLAGMDRAFAALIGDLKERGMLEKTLVVYLTEFGRTPKINKGGGRDHWGMCGSMFFAGAGVKTGQVIGGSDKQGAYPTSTPFSPADISATIYHALGIPLDTRVPDMQNRPHSVLEHGDVIPGVFA is encoded by the coding sequence ATGTCGTTGCCATTCTTGTTTCAGGGACCCCTCTCGCGCCGCGATCTCCTCTGGAAGGGATCCGTCGGCGTCGGTGCCTCCCTCCTCCCAGGCGTATCACACGCCGGCTCCACAAAGACCTTCCTCCCCAGCGAAACCCAGAAGGCCGAATCCGTCATCTTCCTCTGGATGGGGGGCGGAGTCACCCAGTTCGAATCCTTCGACCCCAAGCCGGAAGCCCCCGAGGAAATCCGCGGAACCCTCGGCGCCATCCCCACCAACGTCCCGGGGATCGAGTTCGGCGAAGTCATGACCGAACTCGCGCGGCGAGCCGACGACCTCTGCGTCGTCCGCAGCTTCTCGCACGACAGCAATGACCACCTCCTGAGCCAGGCCTACACCCTCTCCGGGCGCAAGGTCACCATGGCCCAGCTCTTCTCCGAGCCCAACATGGGCTCCATCGTCTCCTACCTCAACGGTCCGCGGAACGGCCTCCCCGGCTACATCGCGGTCCCCGGCATCACACGCCCCGGCCCGCCCCCCTATATGCTCTTCGTCGGCGGCTGGCTGGGGAACGGCCACGCCCCCTTCTGCGTCGGCGGACTCCCCGATCAACCCGACTTCACCGTCGGCGAGAAATCCCATAACCCGGACCCCTTCTGCGAAGAAGACCTTCAGCCGCGGGAACTCCTCCCCCCGCCGGGACTCTCGGCCGGCCGCCTCGGTCAGCGGCTCTCCCTCAAGGAGCAGATCGACGCCACGCTGCGGCAACTCGACCGCTCCACGCGGGAAGTCGTCCTCAGCGACCAGTACGACAACGCAGTCCACCTCCTGACCGCCCCCGAGGTTCGCTCGGCGTTCGACGTCGCCCAGGAATCGGAGACGACCCGCGAGCGCTACGGCCGGACCAAGATCGGCAAGCGGTGCCTGATGGCCCGGCGGCTGGTCGAGGCGGGGGCCCGGTTCGTGATGGTCGACTACGGCTACGACCCGGTCTACGGCAACCTGTGGGACATCCACAACGTCCCGGAGCAGAAGTTCCCGCACGTCTCCGAGATGGTGAAGCGGGGCTATAACCTCGCCGGTATGGACCGGGCCTTTGCGGCGCTGATCGGCGACCTGAAGGAGCGGGGGATGCTGGAGAAGACCCTCGTCGTCTATCTCACGGAGTTCGGCCGGACCCCCAAGATCAACAAGGGGGGCGGGCGCGACCATTGGGGGATGTGCGGCTCGATGTTCTTTGCCGGCGCCGGAGTGAAGACGGGCCAGGTGATCGGCGGCTCGGACAAGCAGGGAGCCTACCCCACCTCGACGCCGTTCTCGCCGGCCGACATCTCGGCAACGATCTACCACGCCCTCGGCATCCCGCTCGACACGCGTGTCCCGGACATGCAGAACCGTCCGCACTCGGTGCTTGAGCACGGGGACGTGATTCCCGGTGTGTTTGCGTAA
- a CDS encoding PSD1 and planctomycete cytochrome C domain-containing protein, translating into MRREPFRPPLFALLLLLSLVLDCLAPHAAAEAPTPTFEDQIRPLLKARCFNCHGDSDTPEGSLDVRLVRLMTAGGDSGPAIVPGKREESPLYVRIRDHEMPPEGAPGFTPAQVELIGKWIDAGAGTRRPEPAEVSASLITEEDRAFWSFQPLRRVTPPAVPGETRIEGPIDRFIVDSLQRAGLPPAPQADPRTLLRRLSFVLTGLPPSTEEIDAFRADPSREAYVRQVDRLLASPHFGERWARVWLDLVRYVDQVPAYGTSAVHAWRYRDWVIRAFNEDRPYDEFVRLQLAADRIPETDPQDLAALGLLGLSPAYWKELKLAPDVIKVTVADEWDERIDMVSRTFLGLSVACARCHHHKFDPITIEDYYAFAGIMANTQIVDRPLMPRERAEIVLKAKAEVAALEAKIAALKKESPPEEAAALRDQIAALRTARPDLDAPMAHMVEDASLEVAPEGDDATQLIVRRGEMRDLPVFRRGNPSDPGSIVSRRFLTVLCADGGKPFADGSGRRDLADALFRDSQALTARVLVNRLWAQVFGQGLVRTTSDFGQQGERPTHPELLDFLAARLIAENWSVKRLLREMVLSATFQQASRGSAASLERDPAAQLLSRMPRRKLDVELWRDGLLAATGRLSDRLYGPADDVDTPANVRRTLYSKVVREDLHVMLRLFDFPEASAHNPCREPTTTPLQQLYVLNGPLLKQLSTAFGTELASRDGVPTRERIDVCYKTLLQRAPTDSEVARGIAFLEASAEPAVRQRAWQDYVHVLLSLNEFMFLD; encoded by the coding sequence ATGCGTCGCGAGCCGTTCCGTCCGCCGCTCTTCGCCCTCCTCCTGCTCCTCTCTCTGGTGCTGGACTGCCTGGCTCCCCACGCAGCCGCCGAGGCTCCGACGCCGACCTTCGAGGACCAGATCCGCCCCCTCCTCAAAGCCCGCTGCTTCAACTGCCACGGCGACTCGGACACCCCCGAAGGGAGCCTCGACGTCCGACTCGTCCGACTGATGACGGCCGGTGGCGACTCCGGCCCTGCCATCGTCCCGGGGAAACGTGAGGAAAGCCCCCTCTACGTCCGGATCCGCGATCACGAAATGCCTCCCGAAGGGGCCCCTGGCTTCACACCGGCCCAGGTCGAGCTGATCGGAAAGTGGATCGACGCCGGAGCCGGCACGCGGCGTCCCGAACCGGCCGAGGTCAGCGCGTCCCTCATCACCGAAGAGGACCGGGCTTTCTGGTCATTCCAGCCGCTCCGCAGGGTGACTCCTCCGGCGGTCCCCGGCGAGACGCGGATCGAAGGCCCGATCGACCGGTTCATCGTCGATTCGCTCCAGCGAGCAGGTCTCCCGCCCGCGCCGCAGGCCGACCCGCGGACACTCCTCCGCCGGCTTTCGTTCGTCTTGACCGGACTCCCTCCGTCGACGGAGGAGATCGACGCCTTCCGTGCCGATCCGAGCCGCGAAGCCTACGTCCGGCAGGTCGACCGCCTCCTCGCCTCGCCGCACTTTGGCGAGCGGTGGGCCCGGGTCTGGCTCGACCTCGTCCGCTATGTGGATCAGGTTCCGGCCTATGGAACGAGCGCTGTTCATGCGTGGCGGTACCGGGACTGGGTGATCCGCGCCTTCAACGAGGACCGCCCCTACGACGAGTTCGTCCGGCTTCAACTGGCGGCGGACCGGATCCCGGAGACCGATCCCCAGGACCTCGCGGCGCTCGGCCTCCTCGGACTGAGCCCCGCGTACTGGAAAGAGCTGAAGCTCGCCCCCGACGTCATCAAGGTGACGGTGGCGGACGAGTGGGACGAGCGGATCGACATGGTCTCGCGGACCTTCCTCGGCCTGTCGGTCGCCTGCGCCCGCTGCCACCACCACAAGTTCGATCCGATCACGATCGAGGACTACTACGCCTTCGCCGGGATCATGGCGAACACGCAGATCGTCGACCGCCCGCTCATGCCGCGAGAGCGGGCCGAGATAGTCCTGAAAGCAAAGGCAGAAGTCGCCGCGTTGGAGGCGAAGATTGCGGCCCTCAAAAAGGAGAGTCCGCCGGAAGAAGCGGCGGCCCTCCGCGACCAGATCGCCGCGCTGCGAACTGCCCGTCCCGATCTCGACGCCCCGATGGCCCACATGGTTGAGGACGCGAGCCTCGAAGTGGCGCCCGAAGGGGACGACGCGACGCAGCTCATCGTCCGCCGCGGCGAGATGCGGGACCTCCCCGTCTTCCGCCGCGGGAATCCTTCCGATCCCGGCTCGATCGTGTCGCGGCGGTTCCTGACGGTGCTCTGTGCCGACGGCGGCAAGCCGTTCGCGGACGGCAGTGGCCGACGCGATCTGGCGGACGCCCTCTTCCGCGACTCGCAGGCTCTCACGGCGCGGGTCCTCGTAAACCGGCTCTGGGCTCAGGTCTTCGGTCAGGGGCTCGTCCGGACGACGAGCGACTTCGGCCAGCAGGGGGAGCGGCCAACCCATCCGGAGCTCCTCGACTTCCTCGCCGCGCGGCTCATCGCTGAGAACTGGTCGGTGAAGCGGCTCCTCCGCGAGATGGTCCTCTCGGCGACGTTCCAGCAGGCGAGCCGCGGCTCGGCGGCGTCGCTCGAACGGGACCCCGCGGCGCAGCTCCTCAGCCGGATGCCCCGGCGGAAGCTCGATGTGGAACTCTGGCGGGACGGGCTGCTAGCCGCGACCGGCCGGCTGAGCGACCGCCTCTATGGGCCAGCGGATGATGTCGACACACCGGCCAACGTCCGCCGGACGCTCTACAGCAAAGTGGTCCGGGAAGACCTGCACGTCATGCTTCGGCTGTTCGACTTCCCGGAGGCCTCGGCTCACAACCCCTGCCGCGAACCGACGACAACTCCGCTCCAGCAGCTCTACGTCCTGAACGGACCGCTGCTGAAGCAGCTTTCGACTGCCTTCGGGACCGAGCTGGCTTCGCGCGACGGAGTGCCGACCAGGGAACGGATCGACGTCTGCTACAAGACGCTGCTGCAGCGCGCCCCCACGGACTCGGAAGTCGCGCGGGGGATCGCGTTCCTCGAAGCCTCGGCGGAACCGGCGGTCCGCCAGCGGGCGTGGCAGGACTACGTGCATGTCCTGTTGAGCCTCAATGAGTTCATGTTCCTCGACTGA